The following is a genomic window from Acidisarcina sp..
GAACTTCTCTCCAAGATGGACGCCTACTGGCGCGCCTCAAATTACCTAACCGTTGGCCAGATTTATCTGAAAGACAATCCTCTGCTTGAAGAACCCCTCACAATTGACCACATTAAGCCGCGACTGCTGGGACATTGGGGAACGACGACCGGGCTGAATTTCATCTATGTGCATCTCAATCGCATCATCAATGAGCGCGATCTGGACATGATGTACATCATCGGACCTGGTCATGGCGGTCCGGGCCTGGTTGCGCAGACCTACCTCGAAGGCTCGTATACCGAGATCTACCCCAACATCGAGCAGAATCGCGATGGAATGAAGCGCCTCTTCCGGCAGTTCTCGTGGCCCTATGGAATCCCCAGCCACGTCGCTGCAGAGACACCTGGATCCATACACGAAGGCGGAGAGCTTGGCTATTCGCTCGTGCACGCGTATGGCGCGGTCCTCGATAACCCTAACCTGGTGGTCGCCTGTATCGTCGGCGATGGAGAAGCAGAGACCGGACCGCTCGCTACCTCGTGGCACTCAAACAAGTTTCTTAATCCGAAGACAGATGGCGCGGTTCTGCCAATCCTGCACCTTAACGGTTACAAAATAGCAAACCCAACCATTCTGGCGCGCATCCCGCATGCGGAGCTGGAAGAACTCTTCCGCGGATATGGCTACGAGCCTATCACCGTAGAAGGGGATGACCCGCCGGTTGTGCATCAGCAGATGGCGGCCGCACTGGACACCATCATGGATAAGATCGCCGCGATCCAGAAGAGCGCCCGTGAGGACAACAATCTGGAGCGGCCGCGCTGGCCTCTGCTCATCCTCAAGACGCCCAAGGGATGGACGGGCCCCAAGATGGTCGATGGCAAACAGGTAGAGGGCACCTGGCGCTCGCACCAGGTACCGTTCTCTGAAATGCATGATAAGCCCGAGCACATCCACATTCTCGAGCAGTGGATGAAGAGCTATAAGCCGGAGGAGCTTTTCGACGAGAATGGCAAGTTTCGCGCCGAGCTAGCCGATATCGCGCCCAAGGGCCGCCGGCGCATGGGTATGAATCCCAATGCCAACGGAGGACTTCTGCTGAAGCCGCTGCGGATGCCGGACTTCCGCGACTTTGCCATCGAGACTCCTGGGCCGGGCCAGGTGAATGCAGAGGCAACTCGCGTCCTGGGATATTTTCTGCGCGAAATAATGCGCAACAATCTGGAGACAAAAAATTTCCGCGTTGTGGGACCCGACGAGACGGCTTCCAACCGCATTGACGCCGTAATCGAGGTCACCGGGAAGCGATGGGTGGCCGAGACGCTGCCGGTGGATGAGAATCTATCCGTTGATGGACGCACCATGGAGATTCTGAGCGAGCACATGTGCCAGGGCTGGCTGGAAGGCTATCTGCTTACAGGCCGTCATGGCTTCTTCTCCTGCTACGAGGCGTTCATCCACATCGTCGATTCGATGGTGAACCAGCATGCAAAGTGGCTGAAAGTGACGCACTCGCTGCCGTGGCGCAAGCCGATTGCCTCACTCAATTATCTGCTGACCTCCCACGTCTGGCGTCAGGACCATAATGGCTTCTCGCATCAAGATCCAGGATTCATCGACCATCTGGCGCACAAGAAGGCCGGGGTGGTGCGCATCTACCTGCCGCCGGACGTGAATACCCTGCTCTCGGTCGCGGACCATTGCTTGAAGAGCCGCGATTACATCAACCTCATTGTTGCCGGCAAACAACCCGCGCCAGTCTACCTGACGATGGAAGAAGCCGAGCGGCATTGCACCGTGGGCCTGGGCATCTGGAAGTGGGCAAGCACGGACGATGGCAAGGACCCCGATGTGGTCATGGCATGCTGCGGAGACGTTCCAACGCTCGAAACACTGGCGGCGGTTGAACTGCTGCGTGAGCAGGTACCGGACATCCGTATACGCGTCGTGAACGTAGTAGACCTGATGACCCTGCAGCCAGCCGAGGAGCATCCACACGGGCTTGCCGATGGCGACTTCGACGAAATCTTCACCGCAGACAAGCCGGTAATCTTTGCCCATCACGGCTATCCCATGCTTATCCATCAATTCACCTATCGGCGACGCAATCACGGCAACATCCATGTCCGTGGCTATAAGGAAGAAGGCACCACAACCACGCCTTTCGATATGTGCGTTCTCAACAATATCGATCGCTTCCAGCTCACGCTCGATGCGATACACCGCATACCTCGGTTCAAAGACAAGGTCGATCAGGCCAATCAGGCTTACTCGGAAGCAATACAGCGTCACAAACTTTATGTTTCTGCATTCGGAGAAGACCTGCCGGAAGTAAGAAATTGGAAGTGGAAAATCAGTAGAGGAACGGATGCAAAATAAACCAATACTTGTAATCAACAGTGGATCATCTTCAATCAAATTTTCGCTTTTTCATGCGTCGGAGCACGATAGAACTAAGCTCTTTGAAGGCGCGGTAGACGGCATCGGCACTGACCGGGGCTCATTCTGGATCAAGGACGCTTCTGGCAAGAAGCTTCGTGACGAGACCCCGGCGCTGCCTACCCGGAATGTCGCCTTTAAACTCGTTACCGATACTCTTCGCAATCCCCAATTCCCCTATCCCGCCGCCATCGGCCATCGTATGGTCGCTGGCGGCCCGAACCTGACCAGGCATCAGCGCATCACGCCGGAGGTTCTCGACGAGATGGAGCGCAACGTGTCCTTCGCACCGTTGCACACTCCGATCGCTGCCTACATCATGCGAGAAGCGCGGGTTCTCTTCCCAGACGTGCCGAACTTCGTCTGCTTCGACACTGCCTTTCACACCACAATCCCCGAAGTTGCACAACGCTTCGCCATCCCCGAGAAATACTGGAAGCAGGGTGTTCGCCGCTATGGGGCCCACGGCATTTCGTATGAATCGATCGTCTACCAGCTTGAGCAGCAGAAGGCCCTGCCTGAGCGCCTGATCGTTGCCCACCTGGGCAATGGAGCCAGCATCACGGCCATCAGGAAAGGCAAGTCCCTGGATACCAGCATGGGACTGACGCCGACCGGCGGTCTCATCTCCGGCACTCGCACCGGTGATATTGATCCTGGCGTATTGCTCTACATACTGCGGGATATCAACGGCAGCGCGGATGAGTTGGAGACCATTGCGGCGAAGAAGTCCGGCCTGCTGGGGGTCTCGCAAATCTCAAATGACATGCGCGAGCTGCGCGACGCCATTGCTGCGGGGAACCAGAATGCAGCCATGGCGGTAGCTTTGTTCGCCTACTCTGTGAAGAAGTTCATCAGCAGCTATATCGGTGTCCTTGGCGGCCTCGACATGCTGGTGTTCACGGGAGGCATTGGCGAAAACGACATCGCTGCGCGTGCTGAGATCTGCGCCGGACTCGAGCACCTCGGAATCACCCTGGATGCGAAGCGCAACAATGTTCGCGGCGAGGCTGTCATTTCGAGTGAAACCTCCCCGGTGCTCGTGCGGGTCATTCCACCAGCCGAAGACCTGCTGATCGTCAACCACGTCTATAGGATGATGCAGGAAAAATAAGCCGATAAAGGCGTAAAGAGACAGCGGCGTGATGCAAATCATGCCGCTGTCTTGCTTTGCTATGGCGGCGTCAACTTCCAGCCTGGGCATAAAATACTACCTGTCAGGTTCTCTTTCGTTGTCAGACGCTTTCCCTGATGTAATAATCCGCTGTTTACCGCAGGAGCACTGGATGAACGCGCACGCCGTCGAAGTACCTGTCCCCGCTCAGAACCCCGCAAGCGGCAAACTTGCGAGCTTCGCCTGGGGGATCCTGGGCTATAACATCGCCGTCATTCTATGGGGAGGACTGGTACGTGCCACCGGCTCCGGCGCCGGCTGCGGAGAGCACTGGCCGCTCTGCAATGGCACGGTGGTGCAGCACTCACCCAGCGTCCAGACCATGATCGAAATGACGCATCGCATGACCAGCGGCATCACTTTGCTGGCTACGATCGCGCTCGTCGTCTGGACCTTCCGCGGAACAGTGCGCAGGCACATCGCGCGCATCACAGTCGTTGCTGCCGCGATCCTCATGCTGAATGAAGCATTTCTGGGTGCCCTGATTGTGGTCCTGGGCAAAGTTGCCCGCGACCAGTCCCCTTCTCGCGGAGCCTACCTCTCCCTGCACCTGGCAAATACCTTGCTGCTGGTTGCGGCTCTCACGCTGACGGCACACTTTCTTTCCCGCCGTGCCGGCTTCCTGCGCGGCGACGTAAGATACCGCTCCATCGCACTGGCTGCGCTCGGACTGGTGGCCACGCTCTTTGTCGGGGTCAGCGGTTCGCTGGCCGCGCTGGGTGATTCCCTGTTTCCCTCGACGTCGCTCCAGACCGCCCTGCGCCAGGACTTTGCCACGACCGGAACACTGTTATTGCGACTGCGCTGGCTGCATCCGGTGCTCGGCTTTACCGCTGGATTTTTCATTTGCTGGCTCGTCTACCGCAGCGTGTTTCAGCGTAGCTATTGGGACAATAAAAAGCTGGCGCTGAGCGTGATCGGATTGCTGCTGCTGCAATACGCTCTTGGCGTGGCAGATGTCATGTTGCTGGCGCCTGTGTGGATGCAAATCGTGCATCTTCTTGGTGCGGATCTCTTGTGGATCACGCTGGTAGTGCTTGCCGCCCGACTCTGCGTACAGCCGGCAACCGTTATCAAGGCCCACGCTTGACTTCATCCATTGTCGTCCGGCCGCCACACTTGTCATCCTGAGCGAAGGATCGGCTCCTACATAACCATTGTCATCCTGAGCGAAGCGAAGGATCGGCAGACTCAGTCAAAGATCACGGTCTTGTTGCCATAGCACAAGATGCGGCGCTCCAGATGCCAGCGCACCGCCCGCGATAACACCACGCGCTCCAGATCGCGTCCCTTGCCAACCAGATCTTCCAACCGGTCGCGATGGGAGATTCGCATGACGTCCTGCTCGATGATTGGTCCCTCGTCCAGCACCTCTGTCACGTAGTGGCTGGTGGCACCGATAAGCTTTACTCCGCGCTGGAAGGCTGCATGGTACGGTTTCGCTCCCACAAAAGCGGGCAAAAAGGAGTGGTGCACGTTGATGATCTTTCTGGGATATCTGGCGACAAACTCCTGCGAAAGAACTTGCATGTATCGCGCAAGCACGACCAGTTCTATGCCGTTCTCCGCCAATAGATCCAGCTGCTTCCGCTCGGCAGCTAACTTGTTGCCGGAAAGAACCGGAATGAAATGGAACGGTATGTTGTGGAAACTCGCCAGGTCGCGCGCATCTTCGTGATTGCTGATGATGAGAGCGATCCTGCAGGGAAACTCGCCAATCTGGTGGCGATAGAGCAGGTCTACCAGGCAATGCTGATAATGCGAGACAAAAATTGCGACTGCGGGACGGCATTGTCCAAAAGTCACCTGCCACTTAAAGCCATACTCCTCCGCAACCGGAGTAAACGCCGCGGCAAATCCCCGCTCGTCGAGATCGAACTCAGCGAGGGACCACTCAATCCGCATGAAGAACAGGCCCAGATCCGCGTCCTGGTGCTGATCGGCATGCAGGATGTTTCCTCCATGCTCCAGCAGAAACTGCGCAATGCCGAAGACCAACCCCTTTCGGTCGGCGCAATAGAGCAACAGGATGGCACTAGAATCCATGACGACTCCCATGACAAAAGATCTCTACAGATGGAGACAATGTTTCAGAGATAAAGGGCGAGCCGCTGAGAGTCGCCCTTGTTCAGAATGATGGCCCTCTAGCGGATCAGTACCCCGGTGGCCGAATATACCGAATCATCTACCGGCGCTTCGATTCGCGGCAGGCTAGGAGTGGGCGTCAGCAACTCCCAAGCCCCACCTTGCAGCAGCAACGTATCTTCTACCTTGCCACCGCGAATGCTCGGGTTCCAGGCAAATGCCTGGGCATCGACGACGGTGTCCGATCCTGCGGGGGTTGCTACCCATTCGCGCTCCAGGTATCCGGTGGGGCCACCCTGGTGGTGACGCTCCTCTTCACCCGCAAAACCGACCTCCTGATAAGCCTTTTGCGCCACGGCAAACAGATCGGCGCCAGTCGCGCCAACCCGCGTGGCATCCAGCAATGCAGCATTCACCTTTGACGCAGCTACAAAGCGAACGGCCAGTTCCGATGGCAGAGGACCAAAGTGAACGAAGCGCGTCATCGAGACAGAGAGGCCCCACTTCCGGCTGCAGAGGTTCAGCATGCCGAACTCCTCAAGAACCGCCCCGCGAGCCACGGCGTGTTTGTACCGCAGCACACGATCATCGGCAGCCATCAAGAGTACCGACGGCAGAATCCCGCGGCGCAGCAACGCATGGCCAATGCGGCCCTCCATCTCATACTCGGTAATGCCTGGCTCAAGCGACTCCAGCACCTCAACGGTTGCGTCGGCAGTCTGCCGGCCAAGCCATCGATAACGCGCGATCTCCGGCTCAGTCAGGCTGGCGCGAAGAGGATAGAAATTGACTGGCGTAAAGTCCGCCGTAGGATAATCGCAGCCCAGGGGGCCGCCAGCAAGCTTGCGCGCCTGGGACAACAGTTTGTCCTCGTACCAGGGATAGGTGACGGCCTCGAAGTCGAGGTCCTCGAACTCCTCCTCCGCCTGCCGCCGTGATTCATTCTCAGTGGTCAGATAGAAGCGGCGGCCCTGTGCGGTGATGAGCAGCGCGCCCACTGCGGTCTCCTGCGGGATGCAGACGCGCATCTCCACCGCTCCGCCTGTAGCCCACGCGATGTTTTCACTTCGGCGAATCAACACCGCGGCAAGCCCCTGGGCTCGCAGGAAAGCACTTAATCTGGCGTGTTTGCCTTCAATTTCCGCATTCCAAGCTGACTCCGCGACCAGCGTCTCGCCGCCAATAATCAATTCTCTGCTGATGATCTTCGTCATCCCTCTCCTATTTCGTCCTGGCCGCTACGGATCCTGACCAGGCTCAGTTGATCCTTGTTCTGGCCTCGGCGGCTATAAGGCGCAGCTCCGGCAGCACATCTCCAAGACTACAGGACTCTGACGAACGTGTTCCCAGGGCAAAGTAAGCTTTGCGGTAGAGGCGATACAGACGTTGATAGACCAGGACCGCAGCCGGATCCGGCTCAAAGGTCGTGTGCGAGAGGCACATCGCCTGCTGCGCCTCTTCGATGGTGCTGAATGCATCTGCCGCGCACATGGCGATGATGCCCGATCCAAGGCTGGTTGGCAAACCCGACGGCACCAGCACCGGCTTCCCCAGTACATTGGCATATACCTGGTTCAGAACGCGATTGTGCTGCGGTATTCCGCCTGCGTTGATCACCCGGTCGACAGGAACTCCATGCTCCGCCATTCGCTCCAGAATAATGCGCGTGTGAAAGGCGGTTCCCTCGATGGCGGCAAACAATTCGTCCTGTGCAGTCGAGAGCAGATTCCAGCCGAAAGTCACGCCGCCAAGCTCCGGGTTCACCAGCACGGTGCGGTCGCCATTGTCCCAGGTAAGCCTCAGGAGGCCCGTCTGCCCGGGCTCATAGGATTCGAGGCCCTTCGACAGCTCCGCTACTTTGACGCCCGCCCGCCGGGCAATGGCTTCAAAAATATCTCCTGTAGCCGAGAGGCCCGCCTCAATACCGGTATATTTCGGGTGCACACTGCCGGGAACGACGCCGCAGACACCAGGAACCAGTTGCGGGGCCTTCGCCATGGCAATGATGCAAGTAGAGGTGCCGACGACGTTGACCACATCTCCCTCGCGGCAGCCCGCGCCCAGGGCGTCCCAGTGAGCATCGAAGGCTCCAACGGGAACGGGTATTGCGGAGCGCAGGCCGAGTTCGCCGGCCCAGTACTGGCTAAGATGCCCGGCAAGGAAATCAGAGGTGTGATACTCGCCAGCAAGCTTGTCAACCACGCCGTCGAGTAGAGGATCGACACCGCTGAAAAAAGCCTGCGGCGGGAATCCGCCCCAACGCGGGTTCCATAACCATTTGTGGCCCATGGCGCAGACGCTGCGCATGACTTTTGCAGGCTCGGTGATGCCGCAGAGCGTGGCCGCGACCATATCGCAATGCTCCAGCGCCGTGCCGAGCTGCTCGCGCTTTTCAGGATTGTGCCGCAGCCAATGCAGCAGCTTGGCGAATCCCCACTCATGCGAATAGACGCCGCCGCACCAGTCAATCGCCTCAAGATGCTCCCGATGCGCCGCCTCGGTTATCTCCTGAGCTTCCTTCTTCGCGCGATGATCGCACCATAGATAGTAATCATCGAGTGGCTGAAGCCGGGCATCGACGGGGATAACGCTCGATCCCGTCGTATCCAGCGCAATGGCCTCCACCTGGTCTCCCTGGATGCCGGCGTTTGCAACCGCCTCGCGCGTGGCCTGGGTCAAGGCCCGCATGTGATCTGCATGAGACTGGGTCGCATAGTCCGGATCGTCTCGCCGGCGATGCAGCGGATACTCCACCGTTGCCGCACCCAGCCTGCCTCGTTTGCTGTCCAGGATCGATACGCGAACACTCAGAGTTCCAAAGTCAACACCCGCTACGATCGCCATCTCCAGCCCTTCTCCTCAAAAAACTGCATGTCCCCTGATCGGGGGCTAATGGATGGGGGCACGGTCTCTCCCGTGCCCCCATCCATAGCTTGTCGGCTGCTGCCAGGAAATTAGTCGTTGAATTCAGGATGGAAGTGGCTCTCCCACCCAAGGTAACGGACCGCTGCCTCATGCACCGCGGATGCGGTCTCCGAGAAGTTCGCCGCAACGTGATGCTCGAAGCCCTCACGGCAGATGTAGCGCAGGAGCTTTTGCATCTGCGGAATCTCCACCACGCCCGCACCGCCAAAGGTGGCCAATGGATCGTCGGTAAACCGGCCGTTGCCAGTGTAGCCACGAATTACGCCGCGACGATCGTCGGTAGAGTAGCGTGCGAAGCTCATCGCTCCAGCCTTCACGGTGCCGACGCAGGTTCCAAAGGTATTTTCCTTGCCGACCGTGCCCGCGATGATGGCCTGGTAGTCCATCTTCACCACATCCTTAAAGAAGTGCTTGGGCAGGTTGGAGCAATGGAAACAGACCGCCTTATCCGGGTTATCGCCATAGTTGTTGTTCCAATCCAGCAACGCCGAAGGAGTACCGGAGGCCAGCGCCAGCATATACATACTGAGTGTTCCTGGGACATCCACTTCACAGGCACTCGGGATAAGCTCGTTCGACATCATGCTCATGATGGTGCACGGCACAACGCCAAAGAACTCTTCCATCGACGTCCAGCACTGCACCGCGCTGATGGTGACGTTGGTCTTCTTCATCCACCTATCGATCACCGCGCCAAGCTTGGCCATCTTCAGCAACGCATCTTCCGGAATGCCGCTCGTTGTGACATAGGACTTGATCGCAGCCAGCTTAGCCTGTGCCGCATCGTCGTTATCCTGCATGCGGTTGATACCGCCAAATACCTCGGAGAGGTCCAGCGGTTCAACCGAGATACCGCTCGACTCAAGAATCCGCTCACTGTAGCGAACCGTGTTGAATGCAGCCGGACGCGCGCCAATGGAGCCAATACGCAGGTTCTTGAGGCCACTGACGACCCGGCAGACCGAAGCAAACCACTTCAGATCCTTCTGAAAAAGCTCCGATGCCGGATCTTCCGTATGCAGAGTGGTCAGCGAATAAGGGATCTTGTACTGCATCATGTTATTGCAGGCCGACATTTTGCCGCAGAAGCTATCGCGGCGAAAAGCGATCGTCATCTTCTCGGTTTTGTCGGGGGTAGCCTGCACCAGTACAGGAACGTTAAGGCCAGCGAGACGAATTGCATCGACGATGCCGCGCTCTTCTCCAAAGTTCGGCAGCGTGACGATAATGCCTTCAATCTCATCGCGATGTTTCTTGAAGAGATCGGCGCATCGGCGCGACTCTTCATAGGTTTCTACCGCGCCATGCTCGCTGTCTTCCGGGCCAAGCACAATGGGCTTGATGCCGGCAAGTTGCAGCGCAGCAATAATCTCGTCGCGGCCAGTTTTAGCTAGATGACTCGGAAAAAATCCGCGATTTCCTACAATAACTCCCATCGACATTGGCTTTGGTGTCGCCATTTGTATTCTCCTAAGAAAACTGTTTATTTATGGCCCGGCTTGAACCTGAGGTCATAGAACAGGCCGAGCCCAAGCAGGACTGCTCCCCACCATATCGGCGCGTGATATTGCGCCAGTTGAACATTTGCATAGTGTCCGGTGACCCACTCAGACACGCCATAGCCCAAAATAAGCGCACCGTAAATAGTCAGCAGCACGCCAATGAAGAACCAGATTGAAAGACCGGAAGAATGCATCGTACGACTCCAATTCCTGATTCAGCGTTGGACTACCAGAAGATCAGGTTCAAGATAAAGAACACCACTATGACGACTGAAGCCCAGAACCAGTGATTCTTATAGAGCGGCACGGGACCCTCGGAGGGAATCGCCGTCTCTCCATAGACGAGTCCCGAGAGCTCCTCCAGCGACTTCGGCTTGGTAAACATGCTGACGACGAAGGTCACGGTTACGCAAACGACAAAGGACCACAAGGCACGATAGAGGTTTTCCGCCATGTCCTTCGCATCGGAGGAAAAGGCAACGATCGACAGCGCACTGTGATCGACCTTGACCCAGGTGTAGAGACCGATGGAGGTGACTGTGCCCGCAAGCAGGCCCCAGAAGCCCCCGGGGGCCGTGGCTCTCTTCCAGAACATGCCGGCCAGAATCGTACCCAGCAAGGGCGCGATGAAGAAGCTGAAGAGCGCCTGCACATAATCCATAATGCCCTGCGCGTGCATCACGAGATAGGCGGTTCCAATGGAGACCAGCACCCCGAGGATTGTTGCCCAGCGGCCCACCATAACGTAATGCTTATCCGGTGCATTCTTTTTAAGGTGTGGCTGATAGATATCGTAGGTCCACACCGCCGAGAAGGCACTGACGTTCCCCGCCATCCCGGACATGAAGCCCGCAATCAAAGCGGTAATCCCCAACCCCAGCAGTCCAGGCCCGCAGTAGCGCACCATCAGCAGCGGAAGCACCTCGTTATAGCTGTGGGGATTCGCGGCGCTCAACGCGTTCTCACCAACCAGGTGCATCAGGCTGCCATCCGGATTCTGCAGCAGAACCAGCCCCAGCAGGCCAGGAAGAATCACGATGAACGGAACCGCCATCTTGAAGACTGAAGCTATGATTGGCGCCATCTGCGCCGAGCGCAGGCTATTTGCAGCCAATACCCTCTGCACCACCAGAAAATCGGTCGTCCAGTATCCGAACGAGATCACAAAGCCGAGACCGAAGACAATCCCCGTCCAGTGCACTCCCATGGGATTACTGGAAAAGTGAGCCAGGCCGCGCCACATGTGCGTATAGTCCTGATTCTGGTAGTTCATTAAAATCTTCGCCTGCAGGTTATGCCATCCGCCCGCCTGGATGAGCCCCAGAATCGGGACCAGCAACGCGCCAGCCCAGATCAACACAAATTGCAGCACTTCATTGAAGATCGCGGAGCGCAACCCGCCCAGCGTCACGTAAACCGCTACGGCGATTGACGATACAAAGATGCTGAAGGTTATATTCCAGCCGAGCACAACCTTCATCACCACGGCCATGGCAAACATATTCACGCCGCTCATCAGGATCGTCATGAAGGCGAAAGAAACCGCCGCCAGCACACGGCTGGACTCACCAAAACGAAGCTTCAGATATCCCGGCACCGAGTGCGTCTTCGATACGTAGTAGAACGGCATCATGACCAGGCCGAGAAACAGCATGGCGGGAATGGCGCCAATCCAATACCAGTGCGCGGCCAAGATGCCGTATTGATAGGCTGATCCGGCCCAGCCCATCAATTCGAGAGATCCCAGATTCGCCGAGACGAAGCTCAAACCCGCGATCCACGCGGTCATCTCGCGACCGGCCATAAAGAATTCTTCGCTCGTGTTGGCTTGCTGCTTCAGATGAAAGCCAATAAAGAGCACCATCGCGAAGTAAACCGCGATCACGATCACATCCAGCGCCGTAAGATGCGCCAAAGATTTGCCAGGCTGGAAAAACATCGCCAGGGAGGAGACGCTAAGGCCAGCTGTTGTAGTCAGGAGTGGAACCATTCTGTCGAAGCCCTCATTCCCGTCGCTCTCCGCGAAGGGCATTCCGTCGATCTATCCTCTTCATGCAACGCTGCAGAAGTTGGTGCGTATCAATGCTTCTCTTCAGGAGTGCGCTGTCCGTAGGTAGCATTCGCACCGTGCTTGCGCTCATAGTGACGGCGCAATAATGCGGGCGAAACCGGCCCAAGTTCTGGCCGGAGCAGGTTCGCGCGGAATGCCAGCTTTGCCAGATACTCCAGGATGACCGCGGTATGGGCAGCGGCTTCCGGAGACTTGCCCCATGTAAAGGGTGCGTGTCCCGCCACGAG
Proteins encoded in this region:
- a CDS encoding sodium:solute symporter family protein, producing MPFAESDGNEGFDRMVPLLTTTAGLSVSSLAMFFQPGKSLAHLTALDVIVIAVYFAMVLFIGFHLKQQANTSEEFFMAGREMTAWIAGLSFVSANLGSLELMGWAGSAYQYGILAAHWYWIGAIPAMLFLGLVMMPFYYVSKTHSVPGYLKLRFGESSRVLAAVSFAFMTILMSGVNMFAMAVVMKVVLGWNITFSIFVSSIAVAVYVTLGGLRSAIFNEVLQFVLIWAGALLVPILGLIQAGGWHNLQAKILMNYQNQDYTHMWRGLAHFSSNPMGVHWTGIVFGLGFVISFGYWTTDFLVVQRVLAANSLRSAQMAPIIASVFKMAVPFIVILPGLLGLVLLQNPDGSLMHLVGENALSAANPHSYNEVLPLLMVRYCGPGLLGLGITALIAGFMSGMAGNVSAFSAVWTYDIYQPHLKKNAPDKHYVMVGRWATILGVLVSIGTAYLVMHAQGIMDYVQALFSFFIAPLLGTILAGMFWKRATAPGGFWGLLAGTVTSIGLYTWVKVDHSALSIVAFSSDAKDMAENLYRALWSFVVCVTVTFVVSMFTKPKSLEELSGLVYGETAIPSEGPVPLYKNHWFWASVVIVVFFILNLIFW